From Triticum aestivum cultivar Chinese Spring chromosome 7B, IWGSC CS RefSeq v2.1, whole genome shotgun sequence:
ATGATCCTGCCTAGAGTCTCGCCGATAAGAGCTCATGGTCCTGGCTAGGCTAGAGTCTAGCGAAAAGGACTAATTTGATCAGATATTGAGTTGATGTGCTTGTTTGTTTATGGGAAAGTTGGAAGGGCATTTAGACCTctcccaatgcattggtgctaaggggtgctaagtgcattaaaatgcttagcAACTAATGTCCCTAATGCATCGGTGCTTAGATTTTGTAGCTAAGCCTCCTCTATTTAATTGTTTACTAATAAAACTTCTTCATGTATTGGTTGGTAGTCTTTTTGCCTAGGTCCACGTGCTTAGCATTGGTTCTTATTGGGGTCACCATAAtactctctctcctctttaattgctttgccacatcatttttttgcctatgtggcacccttagcacctgtacaccATGAAGCATTGGGAAGGGCCTTATATCTGGTCCTTCAGTTCTGTAGAAATGCCTGTTTGTTATTCCATTTATTTTTATATTATGGTGGTGACATTTGTTTCTTCCTGGTGAATTACTCACATTTCCGTCCTCTTTTATTTGCAGGTAGTGTGACATTGTAGTAAAGTTCTGCCACCGTTGCATGGTTGGTGTTCAGAGTATCTTTGTCTTGAGTAAAGATGAAAGAGGAGATCATGTTCGACAACCAATCAAAGCCATGCAGATCGAGGGTTGACTCCAAGAGTAACCAAAATCCTCTCAAGCCCAAGTTTGGGTCATCATGGGGATCCCAAATTGTCAAGGGGTTCACAGCCGACAAGAAAACCAAGAAGACAGCAGCTATTGCAAGCAAGAAGCCGCCTCTTGCAAGCGTGGAGAATGTTAACCAGAGCAACCAACAGATTACATACCAATCTAGGGTTAAGAGATCTCTGATAGGAGATTTTCCTTGCTCCCCTGCTGGTGCTCAAGTTCATCCCCATGCCTTTGATTGCCACGGTATTAGGTCCCCGGCATCTCATGATCTTTTTCTTGAGTTGGACCATCTCAGGGAACAACTGCGTGAGTCCAAGGAAAGAGAATCAGCTTTGCAATCAGAGTTGCAGCAATGCAGAGAAAATCCAAGGGTTTCGGCACTCGAGAAGGAGCTTGATTCTAGGAAGAATGAGATTGACAAGCTTGCACGGCTTAAAACTTCATTGGAAGCCGAGAAAACAAGCCTTTCTGAACAGCTATCAGCTCTATCTTCTATGGTGGAGCAGCATGAAGAAACTGTAAGGTTGGATGGGCATGGCAATCGCGCTTCTAGTGCGGATGGGGACAATGTATCTTCTTCAGGAAACTTGGAGCTTGAAGTTGTTGAGCTGCGTCGTTTAAACAAAGAGCTTCAGTTTCAGAAACGAAGTCTTGCAATCAAGCTCTCTTCAGCAGAATCCAAATTGGCTGTCCTTGAAAAGAATGCAGAGGTACCATCACATCAATTTGACCATTTCTAGCACACTACTAGTTCTACTTCAACTAATCTTTTCTGTGTCCTTATTTTCAACAGAGCGAGATAGTCGCCAAGGTTCAAGCAGAGGCCTCATTGTTACGGCACACCAATGCAaacttgagcaagcaagttgaggGCCTGCAAATGAGTCGGCTGACTGAGGTTGAGGAGCTTGCTTATCTTCGGTGGATCAATTCATGTTTACGTCATGAGCTCTGTAGCTCAGATCAAACAGCCAGAGCAATCACTGATCTCGATTATAATGATGGCATGGCTTGTAATGATGATCATTGTGATGGCAACACCAGAAATGGTGAGAACAGTTCTGATGATAAAAGGCTCAGCATTGCCGAACGTATCAAGCAATGGTCTCAGAACGATACAAACTGTCAAACATCTAAAAAGGAATCTCTTCTTGATAGAGCATGGATTGAAGCCGCAGAAACGCGAAGCCCCACACGTAGGCACTCACTTGGTGGATCAAAGGGATGTGCACAGGACTTGAACATTGTGAAGAGGAGGCAATCTGATACCTTCATCTGCCTTCCAGAGGCAACAGAGGAAGCAGTATCCTGTAATAAGGATCAGGCAGGCAGGGAAAAGCGTGAGCTCCTTGTGGACAAGTATGATTTTGGTCAATCTGATAGTTCAAGATTTGCTCTTGGCAAGCCAGAAATATGCAAGTCTCAATGCTTGGATGTCGAAAAGCGCACCCTGCGCATTCCAAACCCTCCACCAAGACCTTCAGTGTCTCTGCCACATTCTGGTCCATCTAATGGATCGACTGTAAATCCACCCCGCCCACCTcccccgcctcccccgcccaagTTTTCCACAAGAAGTACTGGAGTCATGAAGAGGGCACCACAAGTTGCAGAGCTTTACCATTCACTTATGAGAAGGGATTCAAAGAAAGATACTTCTGGGGGTGGAATCACTGAAACTGCTAACTCGGCAAATGTGCGGAGTAGTATGATTGGTGAAATCGAGAACCGTTCTTCGCATTTGCAGGCTGTAAGTAGAGCAGCCAGATTGAACCCATACCCATGATacagtgtactccctccgtcccaaaattcttgtcttaggtttatctaaatacggatgtatcaagtcacgttttagtattagatacatccgtatctagacaaatctaagacaagaattttgggacggagggagtagataacagTAAGCAGCTGGTTCCTGCACTGACTTCTGTGCTTTGACTTGTCATTCCATTTTCAGATCAAGGCGGATGTTGAGACTCAAGGTGAATTTGTGAAATCATTGATCAAGGAGGTGACTAATGCAGCTTACAAAGATATAGAAGACGTCGTTGCATTTGTGAAGTGGCTTGATGATGAACTCGGTTTCCTGGTATGCATATTCTAATATTACCATTCTGCAAGCATTCTTTTCAGTTGCATCAGTCACTGAAGCTACTCTTTTTTCATTTAATTGTGCTACTTGAAGGTAGATGAGAGAGCAGTGCTGAAGCATTTTGATTGGCCTGAGAGGAAGGCGGACACTTTGCGAGAGGCGGCTTTTGGCTACCAAGACCTCAAAAAATTGGAATCGGAAGTTTCTAACTATAAAGACGACCCACGCCTTCCCTGTGACATTGCACTTAAGAAAATGATAACAGTGTCTGAAAAGTATGGCCAAGTTTACTAGTATAAGAAAAAATTGATCTGTAGAATCACATTGTGTACTGAACTTTGGTTGGCATTCCTAATCCAGGACTGAGCGAGGTGTGTACAACGTTCTGAGGATGAGGGATGCAATGATGAGGCAGTGCAAGGAGTTCAACATTCCAGTTGACTGGATGCTTGACAACAATCTCATTAGCAAGGTAAATGATGTATAGTTTTCTGTATTATTATACCACCCCTCTGCAGGTTTTTGAGCTCCTGGTGCCACATTACTATCATACCAGTACCGGCAAACGTAGTTTGGAAATATCATCGGAGTAATCCATTTCCCTTGGCCACTGCAGATCAAATTTGCTTCTGTGAAATTAGCAAATATGTACATGAAAAGAGTTGCTATGGAGCTTCAGTACATGGGACCTCTGAACAAGGATCTAGCTCTGGAGTACATGCTCCTTCAGGCTGTGAGATTTGCCTTCAGAATTCATCAGGTAACAACATTGCAGCAGCAGCACATTGCCTTGAGAATTCATCAGATTAGCACCTATCATTTACTTATTATCGCATCTGCCTTCTTGATTTCTTTGTTTATGTTTAATCTCCATGCTATCTGTGTTACTTGAGAACCTCTGGCTATTTGGGGTCTATTCTCAGGGAAACCTTATGGCGCGTGCCCTAAATTGGCCGTTCATTTTGTTTTTCAGTTTGCCGGAGGATTCGACACAGAGACCATGGATGCATTTGAGGAGCTGAGAAATCTTGTTCATGTCAGAAACAATACCCAGTAGGAAGGCAACTCGATGTAGTATGATCTGAATTTTTCTCGCGGGAAACACTGGCTTACCTTCTCAGTAAGCATGGCGGACAGTTTGAAGGGCTGGTGTGTGTGTATGTGCGTAGTTGTGTGTGCTAGCCTGAAGAAACCAGCTTCGGCCGGCGGGCGTAGGGATTTGGTAGCGACATTGCTGAAACATGCGAGTTTATGTGAGCTATGTTTTCGGTTTGCAGAGGCTGGGTGTTTCAACCTCCTTTTCAAGGAAAATTGTTTTCAGTTTGCAGTTCCGGCACCCTACCGTACCCTTGTGAGTTGCTAGGAATGGACGAAAAATCTTCCCCTAATAATAAAGAGCCTAATGCTTCTGGTGGTACGTCATACAAATTGTCCTAGGACTTATCAATATTTACCCATCACACCACC
This genomic window contains:
- the LOC123159790 gene encoding protein CHUP1, chloroplastic, whose translation is MKEEIMFDNQSKPCRSRVDSKSNQNPLKPKFGSSWGSQIVKGFTADKKTKKTAAIASKKPPLASVENVNQSNQQITYQSRVKRSLIGDFPCSPAGAQVHPHAFDCHGIRSPASHDLFLELDHLREQLRESKERESALQSELQQCRENPRVSALEKELDSRKNEIDKLARLKTSLEAEKTSLSEQLSALSSMVEQHEETVRLDGHGNRASSADGDNVSSSGNLELEVVELRRLNKELQFQKRSLAIKLSSAESKLAVLEKNAESEIVAKVQAEASLLRHTNANLSKQVEGLQMSRLTEVEELAYLRWINSCLRHELCSSDQTARAITDLDYNDGMACNDDHCDGNTRNGENSSDDKRLSIAERIKQWSQNDTNCQTSKKESLLDRAWIEAAETRSPTRRHSLGGSKGCAQDLNIVKRRQSDTFICLPEATEEAVSCNKDQAGREKRELLVDKYDFGQSDSSRFALGKPEICKSQCLDVEKRTLRIPNPPPRPSVSLPHSGPSNGSTVNPPRPPPPPPPPKFSTRSTGVMKRAPQVAELYHSLMRRDSKKDTSGGGITETANSANVRSSMIGEIENRSSHLQAIKADVETQGEFVKSLIKEVTNAAYKDIEDVVAFVKWLDDELGFLVDERAVLKHFDWPERKADTLREAAFGYQDLKKLESEVSNYKDDPRLPCDIALKKMITVSEKTERGVYNVLRMRDAMMRQCKEFNIPVDWMLDNNLISKIKFASVKLANMYMKRVAMELQYMGPLNKDLALEYMLLQAVRFAFRIHQFAGGFDTETMDAFEELRNLVHVRNNTQ